A genomic stretch from Clavelina lepadiformis chromosome 5, kaClaLepa1.1, whole genome shotgun sequence includes:
- the LOC143460747 gene encoding soma ferritin-like, which translates to MAEQQQSTLGDRAGLWSKKCEEELNKQINLELYASYVYMAMGHFFDRDDVALKNISKFFRENSEEEREHAEKIISYHNRRGGTTSYFPIQPPNQFDPKTFNTMKAMQCALALEVNVNKSLLALHEVGNEDPEFQDFIEANFLHEQVEAIKQLKDYITQLKLAGPGLGEYMFDKHFKSSS; encoded by the exons ATGGCAGAACAACAACAATCTACTTTG GGTGACAGAGCTGGACTCTGGTCAAAGAAATGTGAGGAAGAACTGAACAAGCAAATTAATTTGGAACTGTACGCATCATATGTGTATATGGCCATG GGACACTTTTTCGATCGTGATGACGTTGCATTGAAGAATATTTCCAAGTTCTTCAGGGAAAATTCAGAGGAAGAGCGTGAACATGCAGAAAAAATTATCAGCTACCATAATCGCCGTGGAGGAACCACATCATACTTCCCAATTcag ccACCGAATCAATTTGACCCAAAGACCTTCAACACAATGAAGGCAATGCAATGTGCTCTTGCACTGGAGGTCAATGTGAACAAGAGTTTGCTTGCATTACATGAAGTTGGAAATGAAGATCCAGAG tttcaaGACTTCATTGAAGCAAATTTCTTGCATGAGCAAGTTGAAGCAATCAAGCAACTGAAGGATTACATCACTCAGCTGAAACTAGCCGGTCCAGGCTTGGGAGAATATATGTTCGACAAGCATTTTAAAAGCAGCTCCTAA